A stretch of Cynocephalus volans isolate mCynVol1 chromosome 9, mCynVol1.pri, whole genome shotgun sequence DNA encodes these proteins:
- the CXXC4 gene encoding CXXC-type zinc finger protein 4 produces MNTNVCVEPGPSPEAPGLPKESHLPEGALNSLVDYNSEMERYRSFATSFYKTNGGAFPQAAKIARITTPIFPSSAAAAAAAARIGMSPWNCDNAATAAAATAMLWGSGGGGGGGGGGGGGGGGGGGGGGGRKSSSSAAASSASSSAILPAGGGGGGGGGGGGGGGGGSRTSMHHRNDSQRLGKAGCPPEPSLQMANTNFLSTLSPEHCRPLAGECMNKLKCGAAEAEIMNLPERVGTFSAIPALGGISLPPGVIVMTALHSPAAASAAVTDSAFQIANLADCPQNHSSSSSSSSGGAGGANPAKKKRKRCGVCVPCKRLINCGVCSSCRNRKTGHQICKFRKCEELKKKPGTSLEVRGDDFLFPSLPPSLLTSLSSPLQGFLSGFKMQYPFSEASLSL; encoded by the coding sequence ATGAACACCAATGTCTGCGTGGAGCCCGGGCCGAGCCCGGAGGCCCCGGGCTTACCCAAGGAAAGCCACCTGCCCGAGGGGGCCCTGAACAGCCTTGTGGATTACAACTCGGAGATGGAGCGCTACCGCTCTTTTGCCACCTCCTTCTACAAGACCAACGGGGGCGCCTTCCCGCAGGCGGCCAAGATTGCGCGCATCACCACCCCCATCTTCCCCAGCAGCGCCGCCGCTGCCGCGGCCGCCGCACGCATCGGCATGTCCCCCTGGAACTGCGACAACGcggccaccgccgccgccgccaccgccatGCTCTGGGGcagcggcgggggcgggggcggcggagggggcgggggcggcggcggagGGGGCGGTGGGGGCGGTGGGGGCGGAAGGAAATCCTCCTcctccgccgccgcctcctccgcctcctcctcGGCGATCCTCCCCGCcggcggcggtggcggtggcggcggcggcggcggcggcggcggcggcggcggcagcaggaCCAGCATGCACCACCGAAACGACtcccagaggctggggaaagCTGGCTGCCCGCCAGAGCCTTCGTTGCAAATGGCAAATACTAATTTCCTCTCCACCTTATCCCCTGAACACTGCAGACCTTTGGCGGGGGAATGCATGAACAAGCTCAAATGCGGCGCTGCTGAAGCAGAGATAATGAATCTCCCCGAGCGCGTGGGGACTTTTTCCGCTATCCCGGCTTTAGGGGGCATCTCATTACCTCCAGGGGTCATCGTCATGACAGCCCTTCACTCCCCCGCAGCAGCCTCAGCAGCCGTCACAGACAGTGCGTTTCAAATTGCCAATCTGGCAGACTGCCCTCAGAatcattcctcctcctcctcgtcctcctcaGGGGGAGCTGGCGGGGCCAACCCGGccaagaagaagaggaaaaggtgTGGGGTCTGCGTGCCCTGCAAAAGGCTCATCAACTGTGGCGTCTGCAGCAGTTGCAGGAACCGCAAAACGGGACACCAGATCTGcaaatttagaaaatgtgaaGAGCTAAAGAAAAAACCTGGCACTTCGCTAGAGGTCAGAGGAGATGATTTCTTGTTTCCcagtctccctccttccctcctcacttccctttcctctccccttcagGGCTTCTTGTCTGGCTTCAAGATGCAGTACCCCTTTTCCGAAGCTTCACTTAGTTTGTAA